In one window of Candidatus Scalindua sp. DNA:
- the topA gene encoding type I DNA topoisomerase — translation MVAKSMVIVESPAKAKTINKFLGSSYFVRSSIGHVRDLPSKNLGVDTENEFTPTYRIIPARKEIVTKLRKEVKKVDYVYLASDRDREGEAIAWHLCEALKIPAEKIQRVTFNEITKDAIRKAFKEPGPINMDKVNAQQTRRILDRLVGYKISPLLWKKITKRLSAGRVQSVAVRLIVEREKEINDFNSQEYWEFTADLASKHSKATESVRGTKGDKQSPSGNDVLVAELIKVDGKPKEIANENAAKDIEEYLKDATYTVTNISKRNTLNKASSPFSTSLLQQQASIKLRFSTKKTMLLAQQLYEGIELGAEGSIGLITYMRTDSLSVSEQAIPPCRTVIEQTFGKEYLPSKPNIYKSKKGAQLGHEAIRPTYAERKPESLEPFLTSDQYKLYKLIWDRFIASQMKPAQYAITDVEIEADPKKKKGKKCLFKARGREIIFDGHTILTYSDSERDKQEQNIPSLNKGEVLDLLKLTPSQHFTQPPPRFSEATLVKMLEKNGIGRPSTYAAIISNIQDRGYVTQTKRLFHPTDLGTLVTEKLVKHFPKILDVKFTSQMEDKLDRIEEIHEDWLKVLKDFYESFSSDLEKAKVEMSSVKETPEESKYSCQLCNKPMVTRWSKIGKFLGCSGFPDCKNTIALDGNGEPVEQEKSGQLCEKCGKDMVVKFSRNAKFLACSGYPECKNTRSLNGDSTVEFKAEETDEKCEKCGSMMLIRSSRMGKFKGCSNYPKCKNTKAIPTEVKCPKEGCSGTLVQRRGKRRMWFFGCTNYPECDFTAKDLKSISEEN, via the coding sequence ATGGTTGCAAAATCAATGGTTATTGTGGAATCTCCGGCAAAAGCAAAAACCATAAATAAATTTCTGGGCTCATCCTATTTTGTGCGCTCTTCTATAGGACATGTCAGAGATCTTCCGAGCAAAAATCTCGGTGTAGACACTGAAAATGAATTCACCCCCACTTATAGGATAATTCCCGCGAGAAAAGAGATAGTTACTAAATTACGAAAAGAGGTAAAAAAAGTTGATTATGTATATTTGGCTTCTGATCGTGACCGTGAAGGTGAGGCGATAGCATGGCATTTATGCGAAGCACTGAAGATACCTGCGGAAAAGATTCAACGGGTTACCTTCAATGAGATAACAAAGGATGCTATCAGAAAGGCGTTTAAAGAGCCGGGGCCAATTAACATGGACAAGGTGAATGCACAGCAGACGCGACGGATCCTCGACAGGCTTGTCGGTTATAAAATAAGTCCCTTACTCTGGAAGAAAATTACAAAACGGTTAAGTGCCGGGAGGGTTCAATCTGTAGCGGTCAGGCTTATCGTTGAGAGAGAAAAAGAGATAAATGATTTCAATTCTCAGGAGTATTGGGAGTTTACCGCTGACCTTGCATCAAAGCATTCCAAGGCAACAGAATCTGTACGAGGCACAAAGGGAGACAAACAAAGCCCTTCAGGTAATGATGTTCTGGTGGCAGAACTCATTAAAGTCGATGGAAAACCCAAAGAGATTGCGAATGAAAATGCGGCAAAGGATATCGAAGAGTATTTAAAGGACGCTACATATACCGTTACAAATATTTCAAAACGTAATACCCTAAACAAGGCTTCTTCACCATTTTCCACAAGTCTCCTTCAGCAGCAGGCATCAATAAAATTACGCTTCAGTACGAAAAAAACGATGTTATTGGCGCAGCAATTATATGAAGGTATCGAACTTGGAGCAGAAGGATCTATTGGTCTGATTACCTACATGAGAACAGATTCACTCTCTGTTTCTGAACAGGCGATACCGCCGTGCCGTACGGTGATAGAGCAAACTTTTGGAAAGGAATACTTACCGTCGAAGCCAAACATCTATAAGTCAAAGAAGGGGGCACAGCTTGGACATGAGGCCATTCGTCCAACCTATGCAGAACGAAAACCTGAGTCCCTGGAGCCTTTTTTAACTTCAGACCAGTACAAACTGTATAAACTGATCTGGGATAGATTCATTGCAAGTCAGATGAAACCGGCTCAGTATGCAATTACTGATGTGGAGATAGAAGCTGATCCCAAAAAAAAGAAAGGAAAGAAATGTCTTTTTAAAGCACGAGGGAGAGAAATAATCTTTGATGGACACACCATTTTAACCTATTCTGATTCTGAGAGAGACAAACAGGAGCAGAACATACCATCACTGAACAAAGGAGAGGTTTTAGACCTGCTTAAACTTACCCCCAGTCAACACTTTACGCAGCCTCCTCCAAGGTTTTCAGAGGCAACATTAGTCAAGATGCTGGAGAAAAATGGAATCGGACGTCCCAGCACCTACGCAGCAATTATATCAAACATACAGGACCGCGGCTATGTAACGCAAACGAAGAGACTATTCCACCCAACTGATCTTGGCACCCTGGTAACAGAAAAACTTGTCAAGCACTTTCCGAAGATACTTGATGTGAAATTCACTTCGCAGATGGAAGACAAACTGGACAGGATAGAAGAGATACATGAAGATTGGCTGAAGGTCTTAAAGGATTTTTATGAAAGTTTCAGTTCTGATCTAGAAAAGGCCAAGGTCGAGATGAGCAGTGTCAAGGAGACACCTGAGGAAAGCAAATACTCCTGCCAGCTCTGTAATAAACCGATGGTAACCAGGTGGAGTAAAATCGGAAAATTTCTCGGTTGTTCAGGTTTCCCGGATTGCAAGAACACCATAGCCCTTGACGGGAATGGAGAACCGGTAGAGCAGGAAAAATCGGGACAATTGTGTGAAAAGTGCGGCAAGGACATGGTCGTGAAATTCAGTAGAAATGCTAAATTTCTGGCATGCTCAGGGTATCCGGAATGCAAAAACACCAGGTCTCTCAATGGCGACAGCACAGTCGAATTCAAGGCAGAAGAGACCGATGAGAAGTGTGAGAAATGCGGAAGCATGATGCTTATCAGAAGCAGCAGGATGGGGAAATTTAAAGGCTGCTCCAATTATCCGAAATGTAAAAATACCAAGGCGATACCGACAGAAGTAAAATGTCCCAAAGAAGGGTGCAGCGGTACCTTGGTACAAAGACGCGGAAAAAGACGCATGTGGTTCTTTGGCTGTACAAATTACCCGGAATGCGATTTTACGGCAAAGGATCTGAAATCTATAAGTGAAGAGAATTAA
- a CDS encoding DUF1622 domain-containing protein codes for MDFKGLITLAGYGIETIGVLIIVAGSLVPSFRFLLHFTKEPEGLAYRIYRRQLGRAIILGLEFLIAGDIIRTVIVADTLKNVTILGLIILIRTFLSFTLHLEVEGHWPWKKVQK; via the coding sequence ATGGACTTTAAAGGGCTGATCACATTAGCGGGATACGGGATTGAAACCATCGGCGTTCTTATAATAGTTGCTGGTTCTCTGGTGCCTTCATTTCGTTTTCTCTTGCATTTCACCAAAGAACCGGAAGGGCTTGCATATCGTATATACCGGCGCCAACTAGGTCGTGCAATAATCCTCGGTTTGGAGTTCCTCATTGCAGGGGACATCATTCGGACAGTAATTGTCGCAGATACTTTAAAAAACGTCACCATATTAGGGCTTATAATCCTCATTCGAACTTTCCTGAGTTTTACGCTTCATCTTGAGGTTGAGGGGCATTGGCCATGGAAGAAAGTGCAAAAATGA
- a CDS encoding trypsin-like peptidase domain-containing protein, whose translation MYLKFLNRIQKKVILCFTLLLFFNQWTFADDEAEKLRHDLLELEKYVNPFVQIFQKVSSLVGPSVVSIVAEHSPDTVYDPHDTFPSPFFPPEKENNQSEQRKPSFGTGIIVKKNGFILTNFHVINGFENGKITVNLHNGLQYDAVIFGKDPNSDLAILKIDGENLREANMGDPKSVKVGDWVIAIGNPFGYSQTVSAGIVSAIGRTNVTPLAKPFSYENFIQTDAAINPGNSGGPLVNLRGEIIGVNSAIATRTGGFQGVGFAISAEIATTVMTDLIEKGHVIRGYLGVGIQNINDNLASYLDMPGKDDVLKRFKLDSDSGAFISEVWKDTPASKGGVLPGDVILMFGEQKITNIDDLKKAIRTSTVDNLVPLTVFRNKGVKPLVVKIEQQPESMSEKTFISIKMVSELTSFYTGLTVGDMTTGNAVDENDGIIDGVIVEQVEDDSPGERAGIVTGDIILKVGTKSVNSKKEFQSAVQDALEENTNISLYVKTKGYTTLK comes from the coding sequence ATGTACCTGAAATTTTTAAATCGAATACAGAAAAAAGTAATTTTATGCTTTACCTTGCTCCTATTCTTCAATCAATGGACTTTTGCAGATGATGAAGCTGAAAAGTTAAGGCATGATCTCCTGGAGCTGGAAAAATATGTAAATCCTTTTGTCCAGATCTTTCAGAAGGTATCAAGCCTGGTAGGTCCTTCAGTCGTAAGTATTGTGGCAGAACATTCACCTGATACTGTTTACGATCCACATGATACGTTTCCTTCCCCCTTTTTCCCTCCCGAAAAGGAGAATAATCAATCTGAACAGCGCAAACCGAGTTTCGGAACCGGAATCATTGTAAAAAAGAACGGATTTATTCTTACCAACTTTCATGTCATAAATGGTTTTGAGAATGGAAAGATAACGGTGAACCTGCATAATGGTCTTCAATATGATGCGGTTATCTTTGGTAAAGACCCGAATTCAGACCTTGCGATCCTGAAAATTGATGGTGAAAACCTCAGAGAAGCAAATATGGGTGATCCGAAAAGTGTGAAGGTTGGCGATTGGGTAATCGCAATTGGGAACCCCTTTGGATACAGTCAAACCGTTTCAGCCGGTATTGTAAGCGCAATAGGGAGGACAAACGTTACACCACTTGCAAAACCCTTCAGCTATGAGAATTTTATTCAGACCGATGCAGCAATAAATCCAGGAAATAGCGGAGGTCCGCTGGTAAATCTCCGGGGAGAGATCATTGGTGTTAATTCCGCAATCGCGACAAGAACGGGAGGCTTTCAAGGTGTGGGATTTGCAATTTCTGCAGAAATTGCGACCACTGTCATGACAGACCTTATTGAAAAGGGACATGTCATAAGAGGTTACCTGGGTGTCGGAATTCAAAATATTAATGATAATTTAGCTTCATATCTGGATATGCCTGGTAAAGATGATGTGCTGAAGAGGTTCAAATTAGATTCGGATTCGGGCGCCTTTATTTCTGAGGTATGGAAAGACACACCGGCATCAAAAGGAGGAGTTCTTCCGGGAGATGTTATTCTCATGTTTGGAGAACAGAAAATCACCAATATTGACGATCTGAAAAAGGCTATACGGACCTCCACCGTTGACAACCTGGTTCCGCTGACAGTATTTCGGAATAAAGGGGTAAAACCGCTTGTAGTTAAAATTGAGCAGCAACCTGAGAGTATGTCTGAGAAAACATTTATATCGATCAAAATGGTTTCTGAGTTAACGTCATTTTATACCGGTTTAACGGTTGGAGATATGACTACAGGGAATGCAGTGGATGAAAATGACGGCATAATTGATGGTGTAATAGTTGAACAGGTAGAAGATGACAGCCCGGGGGAGAGGGCTGGAATAGTAACCGGAGATATTATCCTGAAAGTTGGTACGAAAAGCGTTAATTCAAAGAAAGAGTTTCAATCAGCCGTGCAGGATGCTTTAGAAGAAAATACAAACATTTCGCTCTATGTAAAAACCAAGGGGTATACGACCCTGAAATAA
- a CDS encoding NarK/NasA family nitrate transporter, with protein sequence MSNSAVTLQGNTRVLILGTLAFAVCFAGWSLFGPLAVYMKAEFNLSSSAVGLLLATPVLLGSIVRVPIGILTDEYGGRKIFSALMLFTFFPMFFAGFVHSYLMLLVCGFFFGVAGASFAVGIPQISQWYPREKQGLALGIYGVGNIGTALAVFGAPFIAESMGWNKVFIFYSIPLLVMAAIYWFFSADAPKPKNARAQTFNDKIKVYKSSHLIWVFSLFYFMTFGFFVCFALFLPSYLIDTFGVTPVKAGTLTSIFVFLATFVRILGGYLGDIFSGRNLLTILSVSLIGVLFYLNLNSSLMLGTAAFYCMAILLGIGNGVVFKLVAEYFPKDTGTVGGLVGAAGGLGGFFLPIIMGTIKEYTNNNSLGFIFISLVCLMCLSFMEKKTFRKSDNDITENENILTKGNKEREPITL encoded by the coding sequence ATGAGTAACTCTGCAGTCACATTACAGGGAAACACAAGAGTTCTGATACTTGGTACGTTAGCTTTTGCCGTATGCTTTGCCGGCTGGTCTCTGTTTGGCCCTTTAGCGGTATATATGAAGGCGGAATTCAATCTGTCTTCATCAGCAGTAGGATTGTTACTTGCGACACCGGTTTTACTCGGTTCGATTGTCAGAGTGCCTATCGGTATTTTAACTGATGAATATGGCGGAAGAAAGATCTTCAGTGCGCTCATGTTATTTACTTTTTTCCCCATGTTCTTTGCGGGTTTTGTACACAGTTACCTGATGTTACTCGTATGCGGGTTTTTCTTTGGTGTGGCCGGTGCATCATTTGCTGTTGGTATTCCACAGATATCGCAATGGTATCCCAGAGAAAAACAGGGATTGGCGCTGGGAATTTATGGTGTCGGGAATATAGGCACTGCCCTTGCAGTCTTTGGTGCACCGTTTATTGCGGAATCTATGGGATGGAACAAGGTGTTTATCTTCTACTCCATTCCGTTACTTGTAATGGCCGCCATTTACTGGTTTTTTTCTGCTGATGCACCGAAACCCAAGAACGCCAGAGCTCAAACATTTAATGATAAGATAAAGGTATATAAGTCTTCTCACCTGATATGGGTATTTTCCCTTTTCTATTTTATGACCTTTGGTTTTTTTGTATGCTTTGCGTTGTTTCTGCCATCTTATCTCATAGATACGTTCGGCGTTACACCGGTAAAAGCGGGAACGTTAACTTCAATATTTGTATTTCTGGCAACTTTTGTAAGAATTTTGGGAGGATACCTGGGAGACATATTTTCGGGAAGAAACCTCTTAACAATTCTTTCCGTTTCACTTATTGGTGTGCTCTTCTATCTGAACCTGAACAGTTCTCTGATGCTTGGTACTGCAGCCTTTTATTGCATGGCAATTTTATTAGGTATCGGCAACGGTGTTGTTTTTAAACTCGTTGCGGAATATTTTCCAAAAGACACCGGTACCGTCGGAGGTTTGGTGGGAGCGGCCGGAGGGCTTGGAGGTTTTTTTCTCCCCATAATAATGGGCACTATCAAGGAGTATACCAACAATAATTCTCTAGGCTTTATCTTCATATCTCTTGTCTGCCTGATGTGTCTCTCCTTTATGGAAAAGAAGACATTTAGAAAGAGTGACAATGATATAACAGAAAATGAGAATATCCTTACGAAGGGTAACAAGGAGCGGGAACCGATTACACTTTAA
- a CDS encoding cache domain-containing protein gives MKRLFKESIVIITITLIFFSLLPLMLFRIVAFPNAKDELKQHVKTNLNEALLKQKSSLTLFLEERKSHARSISDAIQSTELIYGYKDFVSIIDEGNEQEYLRLKAQMECAKTDYGYKGIFVCDAAGKIHLATLSEKSLTGMDIMKENTFKLEGMNIVRHNPFQVVKKTLHDGKPHISGITHFSVDKILHNKIPVEPYRPWKSMQHTPDILPDEEQDEEPSLFISYPIKGPDHQVTGAVLLWMEMSMLDDVMKNFVLGKTGETYLVNEDGTMITESKFSSHHLKDANDACKTCHRVQDPYTNMLTRGVAACVTEKATGHNLEGYHDYGGIKVVGAWSWLKDLDMGLMVEIDADEAFVTVNNINTMIKSLMLMIIIPAIVIASLVHRKMSVGYMIKNMALPKKTLIGAAVIVTVGFLTAIMDGYQLNKERGYGREQQYKISNPFSVFGEIGAINFRKRESFIEDNIQEFKREYRNLRFENILPPEDGEEEIIKEENSRRKKK, from the coding sequence ATGAAAAGGTTATTTAAAGAAAGTATAGTGATCATTACCATTACCCTGATCTTTTTTTCTCTGTTACCACTTATGCTGTTCAGAATTGTTGCATTTCCCAATGCAAAGGATGAATTGAAACAGCATGTTAAAACAAATCTGAATGAAGCGCTCCTTAAACAAAAGAGCAGTCTAACCCTTTTTCTGGAAGAGAGAAAATCTCATGCACGTTCTATTTCCGATGCTATTCAAAGTACCGAACTGATTTACGGATACAAAGATTTCGTGAGTATAATAGATGAAGGCAACGAGCAGGAGTATTTACGATTAAAAGCTCAAATGGAATGTGCAAAGACGGATTATGGTTATAAAGGGATATTTGTCTGTGATGCTGCTGGTAAAATCCACCTGGCTACTTTAAGTGAAAAGTCACTTACGGGCATGGATATCATGAAGGAAAATACCTTTAAACTTGAGGGTATGAATATTGTGAGGCACAACCCCTTTCAAGTGGTCAAGAAGACTCTCCATGATGGAAAACCACATATTTCCGGTATTACTCACTTCTCCGTTGATAAAATCCTGCATAATAAAATTCCTGTAGAGCCATACCGACCATGGAAGAGCATGCAGCACACACCGGATATACTTCCCGATGAAGAACAGGATGAGGAGCCTTCTCTCTTTATATCATACCCCATCAAGGGGCCTGACCATCAGGTCACCGGGGCTGTTTTACTCTGGATGGAGATGTCCATGCTGGATGATGTAATGAAAAATTTTGTATTAGGAAAGACAGGGGAAACCTATTTAGTAAATGAAGACGGTACCATGATTACCGAATCAAAATTTTCCAGTCATCATTTGAAAGATGCGAATGATGCCTGCAAAACGTGTCACAGAGTTCAGGACCCTTATACAAACATGTTAACCAGAGGAGTAGCAGCATGCGTAACGGAAAAGGCAACCGGCCACAACCTGGAGGGATATCATGATTATGGCGGCATTAAAGTCGTCGGCGCATGGTCATGGCTGAAAGATCTGGACATGGGGCTCATGGTGGAAATAGATGCCGATGAAGCATTCGTTACGGTAAATAACATTAATACCATGATAAAGTCTCTCATGCTCATGATTATTATTCCCGCAATCGTTATCGCCTCGCTGGTACACAGAAAAATGAGTGTCGGCTACATGATAAAAAACATGGCCCTTCCCAAAAAGACCTTAATTGGTGCCGCGGTTATTGTAACGGTAGGCTTCCTGACAGCTATCATGGATGGGTATCAATTGAACAAAGAGCGTGGATATGGCAGAGAACAGCAGTACAAGATATCAAACCCTTTCAGTGTATTTGGTGAAATCGGTGCAATTAATTTCCGAAAAAGGGAGTCCTTTATCGAAGATAACATTCAGGAGTTCAAGAGAGAGTATCGCAATTTGAGATTCGAAAATATTCTTCCACCAGAGGATGGAGAAGAAGAGATTATAAAGGAGGAAAATTCTCGCCGGAAAAAAAAGTAG
- a CDS encoding tellurite resistance/C4-dicarboxylate transporter family protein, whose amino-acid sequence MRISLRRVTRSGNRLHFNSMNILQFAAYSITTRWFIVGIATIMMALSASSYDYNSVSFYLFTTGMGVFFTVALFLVIKAILYYKDLLHELLDPQKLLYSFSLVGIVALTGICASRLFGWHTVTYIFWYAALVLWVSITLSSFTILFLYRKSEDRRIEDILHGGWFFVVVGTQFTALLSIDVAGQATGHTLLIQYFSFALWSVGTFLCLMFMTFMIFRLVFYPVTHDTELSSYWMNTGAAAVTAVVCAALHQQIHMTGGPLGELLSFLKGFSLFFWSIGLWWLPFLIILAIRKQVKSGWKLPFTVGYWEVVLAICLFAAGTTQLTGLFDEHFLITFALYISIIGAVAYCSASSFTLAHLIVIPAWKTIPLQAVTIKWHPIRRGTIHILQIAACSASIRWFAGVMVTITVPFVSSPQAYSQVSPCTGSSTGRLLLTGSNKTGSSPEQNTLSDYMRTNR is encoded by the coding sequence ATGAGAATATCCTTACGAAGGGTAACAAGGAGCGGGAACCGATTACACTTTAATAGTATGAATATATTACAATTCGCGGCATATTCGATAACCACCCGCTGGTTTATTGTGGGTATAGCTACGATCATGATGGCGCTCAGTGCGTCTTCTTATGACTACAACTCCGTATCTTTCTATCTCTTTACCACTGGTATGGGAGTGTTCTTTACCGTGGCGCTCTTTCTGGTTATCAAGGCGATCTTATACTATAAAGATCTCTTGCATGAATTGCTCGATCCTCAAAAGCTGCTGTACTCTTTCTCGCTTGTCGGGATTGTAGCTCTTACGGGTATCTGTGCTTCCAGGCTGTTTGGATGGCATACCGTTACATACATTTTCTGGTATGCGGCTCTTGTCCTCTGGGTAAGCATCACGCTGTCTTCGTTCACTATTCTGTTTCTGTACCGTAAATCTGAAGATCGAAGGATAGAAGATATCCTCCACGGAGGCTGGTTCTTTGTTGTGGTAGGCACTCAGTTTACGGCCCTGTTGAGTATAGATGTTGCCGGACAGGCTACAGGACATACACTGCTTATCCAATATTTTTCGTTTGCGTTGTGGTCTGTTGGCACATTTCTGTGCCTGATGTTTATGACGTTCATGATCTTTCGGTTAGTTTTTTATCCGGTCACCCATGATACAGAGCTGTCATCGTATTGGATGAATACCGGGGCTGCGGCTGTTACAGCGGTTGTCTGTGCCGCATTACATCAGCAGATACACATGACGGGAGGCCCCCTGGGAGAATTGCTTTCGTTCCTGAAGGGATTTTCTCTGTTTTTCTGGTCTATCGGGCTATGGTGGCTGCCATTTCTGATTATTCTGGCGATAAGAAAACAGGTTAAAAGCGGCTGGAAATTACCCTTTACCGTGGGGTATTGGGAAGTTGTGCTCGCCATATGTTTATTCGCTGCTGGTACGACACAGCTAACCGGATTATTCGATGAACATTTCCTTATCACATTTGCTTTATATATTTCGATTATCGGTGCTGTGGCCTATTGTTCTGCATCTTCCTTTACCCTTGCGCACCTGATAGTAATACCGGCATGGAAGACTATACCTTTACAGGCAGTAACAATAAAATGGCATCCGATACGCAGAGGTACAATACACATTTTACAGATCGCAGCATGCTCGGCCAGTATTCGCTGGTTTGCCGGCGTAATGGTTACCATAACGGTTCCTTTCGTCTCTTCTCCTCAAGCCTACAGCCAGGTTTCTCCCTGTACGGGTTCGTCAACCGGCAGACTTCTTTTGACAGGGTCGAATAAAACCGGCAGCAGCCCCGAACAAAACACTCTTTCTGATTATATGAGAACCAACAGATAA
- a CDS encoding carbonic anhydrase family protein produces MKKVIIIYTVFLLSSLHVCAEEDTVHVNNHDKERRFYYWDHLDTDCTVCGNGGTQSPINISNCYKADLENLKFSYRETSLKTINNGHTIKVEYERGSSVEIGREVFTLLEFHFHHPSEHKVRGKFYDMEIHFVHRSETRGILSVVSVLISEGKHNNTIEKIWNNFFEGIDGKNQPVPATICAEDLLPDNRSFYYYYGSVTTPPCSEGVNWYIFKTPIEMSKPQINKFETVIGFNARPLQPLNYRLVFESQ; encoded by the coding sequence ATGAAAAAAGTTATTATTATTTACACCGTGTTTTTATTATCATCACTTCATGTCTGTGCAGAAGAAGATACCGTTCATGTTAATAATCATGACAAAGAACGGAGGTTTTATTATTGGGATCATCTTGATACAGACTGTACTGTCTGCGGAAATGGAGGAACCCAGTCACCCATCAATATCAGCAACTGTTATAAGGCAGATTTAGAAAATCTAAAATTCTCCTACCGGGAAACCTCCCTGAAAACAATCAACAATGGCCATACAATAAAAGTTGAGTATGAAAGAGGAAGCAGTGTAGAGATAGGGCGGGAAGTGTTTACTCTCCTTGAATTTCATTTTCACCATCCCAGCGAACACAAGGTAAGAGGCAAATTTTACGACATGGAGATCCATTTTGTACATCGGAGTGAAACCAGGGGGATATTATCTGTGGTGAGTGTTCTTATCAGCGAAGGAAAACATAACAACACCATAGAAAAGATCTGGAATAATTTCTTTGAAGGAATAGACGGGAAAAACCAGCCGGTCCCGGCAACTATTTGCGCTGAAGACCTGTTGCCTGACAATAGGTCTTTCTATTACTATTATGGATCGGTCACGACACCACCCTGTAGTGAAGGTGTTAACTGGTATATCTTTAAAACACCAATTGAAATGTCAAAGCCGCAGATAAACAAATTCGAAACAGTGATAGGGTTTAACGCCAGACCGCTGCAACCTCTCAACTATCGTTTGGTTTTTGAATCGCAATAG
- a CDS encoding PAS domain-containing protein — translation MNDSILSTGEKTKNQEGKPDVRTKATKKGWFEYESSYDGVLLNIDIEGARLLGFTSPDDLIGKKINELYAHPYDHEKTLSMLIRDGTVNGYFTLMKGREDQLFYIKQNSKLIVDDHYYNLPSKVQSSFEFSQYI, via the coding sequence ATGAATGACTCAATTTTGTCAACAGGAGAAAAAACAAAAAATCAAGAAGGAAAACCGGACGTTAGAACAAAAGCGACAAAAAAGGGATGGTTTGAGTATGAATCATCGTATGATGGTGTCCTTTTGAATATTGATATTGAAGGTGCAAGGCTTCTCGGTTTCACCTCTCCTGATGATCTGATTGGAAAAAAGATTAATGAGCTGTATGCACATCCCTATGACCATGAAAAGACCTTATCCATGTTGATCAGGGATGGAACGGTAAATGGGTATTTTACTCTGATGAAAGGACGGGAAGACCAACTGTTTTATATCAAACAGAACAGTAAGCTCATTGTTGATGATCACTATTACAATTTACCCTCAAAGGTTCAGTCCAGCTTCGAATTTTCTCAGTATATATAG
- a CDS encoding twin-arginine translocase TatA/TatE family subunit produces MFGMPGGVEWIIILVIALLIFGKRLPEVMRSMGKGIVEFKKGVKGVEDDVEEEVNQKQEKLESANTKKFTETDTKDEIKNTNEMKG; encoded by the coding sequence ATGTTTGGGATGCCAGGAGGTGTTGAATGGATTATTATCCTTGTTATCGCACTGCTTATCTTTGGTAAAAGATTGCCGGAGGTAATGAGATCCATGGGAAAAGGGATTGTCGAGTTCAAAAAGGGAGTAAAAGGTGTGGAAGATGATGTAGAAGAAGAGGTCAATCAGAAACAGGAGAAACTGGAGTCTGCAAATACGAAGAAATTTACTGAAACCGATACAAAGGATGAGATTAAAAATACCAATGAAATGAAAGGATAG
- a CDS encoding response regulator — MKKIETMRILSKKILIVDDEEGYRKVLSNSLSDIGYETTVATCGLEALQAIKRENYTAIVLDMEMPGMDGIELLEQIQKAHHPSNIIIITAYTCEDLAMRAIGKGAKKVIRKPFSMDDIKVCLNEIVD; from the coding sequence TTGAAAAAAATTGAAACTATGCGGATACTATCAAAAAAAATACTGATTGTAGATGATGAAGAAGGGTATCGGAAAGTATTGTCAAATTCACTGTCAGATATAGGCTATGAGACAACGGTGGCAACATGCGGTCTCGAAGCGCTCCAGGCAATAAAAAGAGAGAACTATACTGCTATAGTATTAGACATGGAGATGCCCGGTATGGATGGGATTGAGCTGTTGGAACAGATACAGAAAGCACACCATCCCTCCAATATCATAATTATCACTGCTTATACGTGTGAAGATCTGGCAATGAGGGCAATTGGTAAGGGTGCAAAAAAAGTAATTAGGAAACCGTTCAGCATGGATGATATCAAGGTATGTCTTAACGAAATAGTTGATTGA
- a CDS encoding O-acetyl-ADP-ribose deacetylase: protein MEIMVGKTKLCLIEGDITLQDTEAIVNAANTSLLGGRGVDGAIHRAGGSKILEECKKIRARQDGCPTGEAVITSGGNLKARYVIHTVGPVWSGGSRNEDLLLRNAYFNSLKTAKESNIASISFPSISTGAYRFPIDRAAGIAVSTVREFIEEHSFREIRFVLFSRENLKVYEDALKRSIEAA from the coding sequence ATGGAAATAATGGTTGGAAAAACGAAACTCTGTTTAATAGAAGGTGACATTACCTTACAGGATACTGAAGCAATAGTAAATGCCGCGAATACAAGCCTGCTCGGGGGCAGAGGTGTTGATGGTGCCATTCATCGTGCGGGCGGATCAAAGATCCTGGAGGAATGTAAAAAGATCCGTGCAAGGCAGGATGGCTGTCCAACTGGCGAAGCCGTCATAACCTCAGGGGGAAATCTGAAGGCCCGGTACGTAATACACACCGTGGGACCTGTTTGGTCGGGGGGCAGCAGGAATGAAGACCTACTCCTGCGCAATGCCTATTTTAACAGTCTGAAAACAGCAAAAGAGTCGAACATCGCGTCTATCTCTTTTCCCTCTATCAGTACCGGGGCGTATCGGTTCCCAATAGACCGTGCCGCAGGCATAGCTGTTTCTACCGTCAGGGAATTCATAGAGGAGCACAGCTTTCGGGAGATCAGATTTGTATTATTCAGTAGAGAAAACCTGAAGGTGTATGAAGACGCGTTAAAGAGATCAATAGAGGCGGCGTGA